Proteins encoded together in one Miscanthus floridulus cultivar M001 chromosome 16, ASM1932011v1, whole genome shotgun sequence window:
- the LOC136513013 gene encoding F-box protein SKP2A-like isoform X1 has product MVSGRPNGELDAWFRSLMVTSSSEKGQAGSGGPVPTLSGWKDLPMELLVRIISTVGDDRMVIVASGVCTGWRDALGWGVTNLSLTWCKQSMNNLMISLAHKFTKLQVLTLRQNKPQLEDSAVEVVANYCHDLRELDLSRSFRLSDRSLYALAHGCPRLTRLNISGCSNFSDTALIYLTCRCKNLKCLNLCGCVKAATDRALQVLFVISSFAKHVSSMNIYVVSIIMMQAIAQNCGQLQSLNLGWCDDVTDKGVTSLASGCPDLRAVDLCGCVLITDESVVALANGCPHLRSLGLYYCQNITDRAMYSLANSRVKSKRGRWDAVKDGLANLNISQCTALTPPAVQAVCDSFPALHTCPERHSLIISGCLSLTSVHCACALHPHRAGRALMANHAY; this is encoded by the exons ATGGTCAGCGGGAGGCCGAATGGTGAACTGGATGCATGGTTTAGGAGCCTCATGGTGACCTCTAGCAGCGAGAAGGGGCAGGCTGGAAGTGGTGGTCCAGTGCCAACATTATCTGGATGGAAGGACCTTCCGATGGAGCTCCTGGTGAGGATAATATCGACTGTTGGAGATGATAGGATGGTCATTGTGGCATCTGGTGTTTGCACAGGCTGGCGTGACGCGCTGGGATGGGGGGTCACTAATCTTTCCCTTACATG GTGCAAACAGAGCATGAATAATTTAATGATATCTCTTGCCCACAAGTTTACAAAGTTGCAAGTTCTCACTCTTCGGCAAAACAAACCTCAGCTTGAAGACAGTGCAGTAGAGGTTGTTGCCAACTACTGTCATGATCTACGTGAGTTAGACCTCAGTAGAAGCTTCAGACTTAGTGACCGCTCCTTGTATGCATTGGCCCATGGATGCCCACGGCTTACAAGACTGAACATTAGTGGATGTTCCAATTTCAGTGATACTGCCTTGATTTACCTTACTTGCCGCTGTAAAAACCTGAAGTGCCTGAACTTGTGTGGATGTGTGAAGGCTGCTACTGACAGAGCTTTGCAGGTACTTTTCGTCATATCAAGTTTTGCTAAACATGTTTCTAGTATGAACATCTACGTAGTTTCTATAATTATGATGCAGGCTATTGCTCAGAACTGTGGGCAGCTGCAATCTTTGAACCTAGGCTGGTGTGATGATGTTACAGATAAGGGAGTGACCAGCTTAGCGTCAGGATGTCCTGATCTCAGAGCTGTAGACTTGTGTGGTTGTGTTCTTATAACAG ATGAGAGTGTGGTTGCTCTTGCCAACGGATGTCCGCACCTGCGCTCGTTGGGCCTCTACTACTGCCAGAACATCACGGACCGTGCCATGTACTCCCTCGCAAACAGCCGCGTGAAGAGCAAGCGTGGGAGGTGGGATGCAGTGAAAGACGGGCTCGCGAACCTCAATATCAGCCAGTGCACCGCCCTGACGCCCCCAGCGGTGCAGGCCGTCTGCGACTCCTTCCCGGCACTGCACACCTGCCCCGAGAGGCACTCCCTCATCATCAGTGGCTGCCTCAGCCTCACGTCAGTCCACTGCGCCTGCGCCCTCCACCCACACCGTGCCGGGAGAGCGCTGATGGCCAACCATGCGTACTAA
- the LOC136513013 gene encoding F-box protein SKP2A-like isoform X2 produces MVSGRPNGELDAWFRSLMVTSSSEKGQAGSGGPVPTLSGWKDLPMELLVRIISTVGDDRMVIVASGVCTGWRDALGWGVTNLSLTWCKQSMNNLMISLAHKFTKLQVLTLRQNKPQLEDSAVEVVANYCHDLRELDLSRSFRLSDRSLYALAHGCPRLTRLNISGCSNFSDTALIYLTCRCKNLKCLNLCGCVKAATDRALQAIAQNCGQLQSLNLGWCDDVTDKGVTSLASGCPDLRAVDLCGCVLITDESVVALANGCPHLRSLGLYYCQNITDRAMYSLANSRVKSKRGRWDAVKDGLANLNISQCTALTPPAVQAVCDSFPALHTCPERHSLIISGCLSLTSVHCACALHPHRAGRALMANHAY; encoded by the exons ATGGTCAGCGGGAGGCCGAATGGTGAACTGGATGCATGGTTTAGGAGCCTCATGGTGACCTCTAGCAGCGAGAAGGGGCAGGCTGGAAGTGGTGGTCCAGTGCCAACATTATCTGGATGGAAGGACCTTCCGATGGAGCTCCTGGTGAGGATAATATCGACTGTTGGAGATGATAGGATGGTCATTGTGGCATCTGGTGTTTGCACAGGCTGGCGTGACGCGCTGGGATGGGGGGTCACTAATCTTTCCCTTACATG GTGCAAACAGAGCATGAATAATTTAATGATATCTCTTGCCCACAAGTTTACAAAGTTGCAAGTTCTCACTCTTCGGCAAAACAAACCTCAGCTTGAAGACAGTGCAGTAGAGGTTGTTGCCAACTACTGTCATGATCTACGTGAGTTAGACCTCAGTAGAAGCTTCAGACTTAGTGACCGCTCCTTGTATGCATTGGCCCATGGATGCCCACGGCTTACAAGACTGAACATTAGTGGATGTTCCAATTTCAGTGATACTGCCTTGATTTACCTTACTTGCCGCTGTAAAAACCTGAAGTGCCTGAACTTGTGTGGATGTGTGAAGGCTGCTACTGACAGAGCTTTGCAG GCTATTGCTCAGAACTGTGGGCAGCTGCAATCTTTGAACCTAGGCTGGTGTGATGATGTTACAGATAAGGGAGTGACCAGCTTAGCGTCAGGATGTCCTGATCTCAGAGCTGTAGACTTGTGTGGTTGTGTTCTTATAACAG ATGAGAGTGTGGTTGCTCTTGCCAACGGATGTCCGCACCTGCGCTCGTTGGGCCTCTACTACTGCCAGAACATCACGGACCGTGCCATGTACTCCCTCGCAAACAGCCGCGTGAAGAGCAAGCGTGGGAGGTGGGATGCAGTGAAAGACGGGCTCGCGAACCTCAATATCAGCCAGTGCACCGCCCTGACGCCCCCAGCGGTGCAGGCCGTCTGCGACTCCTTCCCGGCACTGCACACCTGCCCCGAGAGGCACTCCCTCATCATCAGTGGCTGCCTCAGCCTCACGTCAGTCCACTGCGCCTGCGCCCTCCACCCACACCGTGCCGGGAGAGCGCTGATGGCCAACCATGCGTACTAA